Part of the Virgibacillus necropolis genome, GCCACGAATTTACGATCTCATGGGCATTTAAGCTTTGATCTTGGTTCATTCTCATATCAAGGTATGCATCATGCTGATAACTAAATCCTCTTTCTCCTCGGTCGAGTTGAGGAGATGATACACCTAAATCAAACAGTATTCCATCGATGTTTGAAATATCATTTTTTATTAGTTCCTCTTCTAAATTGCGAAAGTTTGTGTGTATAAATTGCATCTTTTCATGAAATTCTTTCAGTTTTTCTTTTGCAGCTTCTAATGCATCCATATCCTGATCAAAAGCAACTAATAATCCATTATTATGTAGTCTACTTGCAATCTGTTCAGAATGGCCTCCACCACCAACCGTACAATCTACATATGTACCGCTTGGGGATATATTTAACCCATTTATTGTTTCTTCTTTTAATACACTGTAATGATTGAACATGGATACACCCGCTTTTTTCTTCTAGTCCAGCTCCAGCCCCCATTGGCTAGTGCCCTTCAGACTCTTCCTTGCGATAACTCAACATCGGATCGCTACACTCTCCGTGTTTCCTTTATCTCATTCAGAGCCTTCCAGGTCATACGCCAATAAACGGGGGCTTCCGCTTTTGTCTTAAATATCAAAATCCATGAGGTTCTCGGCTATCTCAGCAAATGATTCCTCGGAATCATTAAAGTATTCTTCCCAATTTTCGTTAGCCCAAAATTCAATTCGGTTAGATACGCCAATTACAACACATTCCTTACTCAACACTGCGTAATTCCGAAGTGGTTGAGGGATATTTATTCTACCCTGATTGTCCACTTCACACTCAATTGCTCCAGAAAAGAAAAAACGAGTGAACGCTCTAGCATCTTTCTTTGTAAGTGGGAGTTTCTTTAGTTTTTCCTCGAGAACCTTCCATTCATCCATAGGGTACGCAAATAAACATTTGTCTAAACCGCGTGTCACAACAAAACGATCCCCAAGACCTTCACGGAACTTGGCAGGCACAATTATTCTTCCTTTTGTGTCAATGTTATGTTGAAATTCTCCCATGAACATATGGTTTTCCCCACTTTCATATAAACATGTTACCACATTCCCCCACTATTCACCACCTTATTTTTCAAAACTTTTTTAGTGAATTCAAAAATGAGTAAGAAGTCCTTTTTCAGTAAGGAAAAGCTATAATTCCACACAAAAAAATATCCCTATAGTTTCTTGATCATTGTTTACAGATCAACGAAATATAGGAATATTTAATGTGTTTTGGCGCTATTTTATAAATTCGTGGTGGAAAGTGGTACCCTTTTAGAACGGCCTCTTTATTACACTTTTACAAGTAAATGAGGAAATGCTCCTTATCATAAGAACAAGATTCATTAGATAACTGCTTAATGAAGTCAATTCCATATCTATTCATCCAAGGTAATGGATTCCAAACTCTTTCCTGTAAACCATTATTTGGATGCAATGCCAATTGCAGGAGATTGAACTCATGTAGCTCCTTAGCATATTTCTTCTCAAGGGTTTTTGTAATTCTTTTTTCTAGAAACTCAACATCTTTATACAAGTACTTAAGATTTGTATTCGCTAAATCAGCGAGATCAGATTGGATGGACTCTGCTAAATCACGTAATGGCTCGTGCGCACCGTCAATTGTTTGTTTGAGCTGTTTTGCTAGTTGCTTAACCGGAGGATCATACTTCTCTTCTAACCATCTATCTTTTCTATCTATTACACCATTATTTACTGCATGCTCTGCGTCAATATGATAAGTAGTTAACAACTTTTCAATATGCGGCTCCATTAATGTGAAGGAAAGTCTTGGAACTATTGGTGGCATCTTCATGTTATTCGCATGGAAAGCTTTCTTTAAAATCGACCAGTAACTAATTTCACCTGGACCACCGATAAATGCTAGGGATGGAAAAAGCATTTCCTGCATCAGTGGCCTTGTCATTACATTATTGCTAAGTAATTTCGGTTTATTTCTTGCAATGTCTAATAATTCTTCCGTGGTAAACTTAACTTCTTTATTTTTGCCAATCCAATCATCATTGTCATCACGAACTAATAACACACGTTCCATTCCGTTCTGATAAAATAAATTCGCATCATTATCATCAACATCGACAGATAAAGCATAACCTTGCTTTGCAACTTCCTCAAAAGAGCGGTTTATTGCGTGTGTTGTTTTTGATTGATTGTCTATCAGATCTACAAAGTAGTTACTTTCAAGGTTTCGAACCTGACGATGATTGGAGTCCACTAATACAAGCCCCTCTTCATTAAATAACCAATAAATCATCCTTGCGAAAAAATCAACATATGTATCTGATTCATTCAAGAAATTCCTTATTGTGTTATATAATTCTTTGGTATGTAAGGTTTCGTTTAACTCTACGAATAATCTTTTTAACCAATCATTTGCCTGTTCGTCATCTATAGCTATATTTGAAACAGCTTTCTTTTCAATCTCCCGCTGCAATAACGTATATTTTTTCATCTGGGATGTGTCACTCAAAAAAATATGATTAATTTCATCAAAGTCATGGTCTTCTCCAGCTATCCAAAAAACAGGTATTACTGGAACCTGAAGTTGCTCTTCTTGTTGCTTCGCTAAATGAATAATGGAAATTATTTTATTGATGGTATACATTGGTCCTGTTAACAAACCTGCCTGTTGCCCACCAATTACGACTAAACTATCTGCATCTCTTAAACGCCCAATGTTTTCTATTGTGCTTGTGGGAGCATTCCATTTTGTATTGATTGTATGTAAAACATCACTTAACTGCTTTCGATTAACATTTTTATTTTTTAAATCCTTTTTACGTTTTTGAAAAACATTGGATTCAAAAGGATTATAATCAAAATGCTGCATAATAGTTGATTTCTTATTTCTATAGTCCTGGATTAGTTTATTTTGTGTTTGTAAATGAATAGATTGAATGCGCATAAATTACATGCTCCTTTAATGTTAATCATATTGTTGCTCATTGTATTCTACATAATTTTCAAGGATATTTCATCCATTCTGTTTACCAATTCATTTAGAGGGTAAAGAAACGCTGGATAATACCGAATAAAATCAGCAGTATATATAGGAATGAAAATAGTAAAAAACTGACACGCCATACAATCTTACATGCTTTTTTTAAAACAACCTCTGTATAATTTACACGTTGATAGATAATAATGATTGCCAAAAACAGAAGATGGAAAACGGAAATATATCCAATAAAAAAATGGTCAAAAAGAATCTTACACATCGTCATAACGGATAGGATATATAGAATTGTAGTCCATGTAATTGCCTTATGAAATGCATAAACCCTAGTTTTCTTGAAGATACGATTACACTTGTATACGAGCCATGTCATGACAAATGGAATTGTAATAGCAATGGCAATACTATAGGTAATAATGCTCCACATTTTTATTCATTTATCCCCTTTTTCACCTCTAATGCCTTCATGCTGTTATAAACAAATGTTGTATATGGTATGGCGGAATTTGTCTTTTTCACTAGATAGCCTGAAATTGCTTCATTCTCTGTCTTTTTACGTTCCTTTAAATCCTTCCACATTGAACTCACATTTTCTTTTGTATTAGTGACAACAGTTTGCACATGGTTCCATTGATCCATAAAGTCAAGTTGTAAAATGGAACAGGATTCACGACATAGTTCCTTTGCTAACACCATCAAATGTGTATTACGTAGTATTTCACCATTTGGAACTTCAAAAATAGCAGTAAGCGGGTTAATAACTGCATTAATTACCAACTTCTCCGCTAATACTTTCTCCCAGTTTGTTTCTATTTGGAAAGGAAATTGCTTACTATTGAGTTGCTGTACGATGGTAGATAAATTTTCTCCACCGCCACTAAAGTTTGCTACCTTTATTAATCCTTTTCCTGAATGGGTAACAATATGATCACTTTTACGCAACGCACCATGTGTTACAATTCCAAGATAGACTGGTTGTTTACTATCATGAATAAGTTCGATATGACCCATTCCATTTTGCAAGAAAATTAGTGGGGTTTTTTCATTGAGATTTAGATTCGATAATAATGCAAGAACAGGTCCTACCTCTGGTTGTTTTACACAGACAATGACACATTCCTCTTCATTTAGCTCATTTGTCAATAATGCCTTTACCCTACAGGGAGTTAGGAGACTTGATAAAAATAACCCATGATCATTTAGTTTTTGTTTTTGTTGATTTCTTCTTACATAAACTGTTACATCGTGATTTTCGCATAAATATCTAGCCACTAAAAGGCCGATTGATCCTCCACCTATAACACCAATTTTCATTGTCTCTACCTCCGTCCAATGCCTCTCTTTGCTAATTGTAGCAAACAAACGCTTTCTTGTAACGAAAATAAACTAGCTATCCTAATTAAATTATGTGTAGTTCGTTTCATTCTTAATTCGTTTATATTATAATTAGAGTATATAGGAAATATAGATATAACAGAGGGGGCAGATTTATGGAACGTATTAAAGTTGAAAAGCTATTAATTAATTATAAAACACTTGAAAAATTTAAACACTTCAAGTCTTATGGAAATCAAGAACTTTCTATGCTAGAGGACTTAGAAAGCAATATTGTAGAAAATGATAGTGAATCACCATTCTATGGTATTTATTTTGGAAACAATCTTGTAGCAAGGATGAGCTTATATAAGGTGAAGGCTAAGTATGATGCATATTTTGAACCATCTCAGGATTACCTGGTGCTATGGAAATTAGAGGTTTTGCCTGACTACCGTGGAAAAGGTTACGGAAAAGCATTAGTGGACTTTGCAAAAATAGATAACTTACCAATCAAGACGAATCCTAGAATAAATTCACAGGGATTTTGGGAAGAAATGGGCTTTCAAAAAGCAAATTATGAAATGGAACGCGATTTAGGTGAAAATCCATTTATTTGGATGCCAACTGGAGTGCAAGAAAAACTAAAAGATTAGATCAAAAAAAGGCATGATTGATGAAATTGCATCAGTCATGCCTTTTTTTACTTTAAGTACATATAAAGATTCCAGATTTAAAGTATAAGAAACAAGAAGGCTTTCGTCATTAGAACCTCGCGGTAAACAGCTTTTTTCTATTGAGGACCCTATAGGCAAGAGTACACATGCCACCCATCCACCGATTAATTCTTTACAGAAGATTTTACCCAGCTCCAAAGATTACCCATTTCCTTCCAGGCTTCATCATAACGAAGCAAAACTGTCTTAAGATGAATATTTTCTTCTTCCAATTTCTTAACAGCATTCTCGTGTTCCTGCTTATGAACACTGTTTTCCGTTGTATAAGAACTTTTCATATTTTCCAATAATAGGATTGCCGTTTCTATTGTATCTTGATTACTTTCTACTGTATTTTCTTTCAAGCCCCTTGCATTACTATGTGTTCTGTTCTTTCGCTCTTCTTTTGCAACGTTCACTATGTCTTGGTAGTTTCTCCGTATGGTTGCATTCCAGCGAAATCCGCAGGCAGCTGACGTGCGGGATAGTTGATTCGCTACATCCTTAAAGGCCTCTAGTTGCGTTTTTCCTTCTCGTATATACCTTAGTACCGTATCAGCTAATATTACATCTTCATCACTTGACCAAGCATCTTGGCGCGTACGATTCATACCATCACTCCTTAACTATTTGCTATAAATGTATGCGAAAGGTAGCGATGATAGACTAATCGTTTACTATTTCGATAAGAATCTTTTTTACTATTAGTGCGTGTTCAAAACCCCCATGTCCTATAGGACATGGGGGTTTTGAACATCCTCTATTACCCTTTTTCGGCTAAGAATTTATTTACTGCATCCACATGTTCTTCTGAATCCCATAATTTCGCGCAGTTTCGAACCTCCTCATCCATTAGAGCAGATAATCCTAGCACCCCAACCTTTTGCTTATATTGTTTGTCTAATATTTCCATTTGAGCCACCGACTTTGAAATATAAACGGCCAATATTTCAGTCCGATCATGCCACTTTTCAGTAGGGACAATTCGATGCACCCATCCCTTATCCTTTAAAAATAAGGCGTCGTATACCTCGGCATCTATTAGCCATGAATAAGCAAAGCTTGAATGAACCTTTTCATATAAAAGCGCACCACCACCCCAACCAGGAGTAATTCCAAGTTTTGTTTGGACAAAGCCAAATTCGGTGGATTCTCTAGCTATTCGAAAATCGCATGCTGTGGCAATTTCGCAACCCCCACCTACTGCATCACCATTTAGTAAACAAATAGTCGGTACCGGAAAAGATACAATATCAAAAAGAACCTCTTTCATGGCGTATAATTGATGAAAAGCATCCGCCGGTGTTAAGTCTCCATGTAAATCTTTTAAATCCCCTCCAGCACAAAACGCATTATCTCCAGAACCTGTAATTACTAAAAATTTAATAGTCTCTTCTCTTGCTAGTTTTATCGCTTCCCTTAATTCCCGAGCCATTTCAGTCGAGATAGCATTCCTTTTTTCTGGTCTATTTAATGTAATCATGCTATATCCTTCTGAAAACGTTTCATATTGTATTGTTTTGAACATCATTATCCCAACCTCATCATTTTATGTAATATAGAAAAGCGAAGGCGACTGTTCAGAAGCGGACGTATAAGCAAGGAACCGTAGAATGCACGGGCTTAGCATTCGGAGTGTTCATTGCTTATGACGGCAGCTTCTAGAAGCCGCAGCTAGACCAAGAAAAGCGGAGGCGACTGCTAAGCGACGTACAAATAGATAGACAGGTGAAAAGTACGGTGCTTTTTCCGTACGTTCATCCTGACTAACTATTTGCTAGTCGCTAGGAGCCGCAGCTAGACAAAGAAAAGCGAAGGCGACTGTTCAGAAGCAGACGCTTACGATAAAAAAACAGACTACATAATGTGCAGTCTGTTTGATCAATTATGCTTCTTTAATTTCTTTTCCACCGTAATGTCCACAAGACTTACATACGTGGTGAGGTTTAGTTAATTCACCACAATTTGAACATTCTACCATGCCAGGTACGTGTAGCTTTTTATGAGTACGACGTTGGTTTTTAACTTTTTTAGACGTTCTTCTTTTTGGTACTGCCATGACTTACACCTCCTTCAAATGACGAAAGGAAAATTTGAAATAATTCTATTCTTATTTTTCTTTGTCGTTAAATAAGTTCTCCAATTTTTTAAACCGGGGATCTACAGTTTGTTTTTTTTCTTCTTCTTGCGATATAAACTCCCAACCATTACCTTTAAAAGTAGCATTTTCTTTTGCATCTTTATCGTCAGAAAATACTCGAAAAGGAACCTCTAGTAAGATATTTTCCTTTATATATGGCGTTAAGTCAAGTGTTTCTCCATTAATTGGATGAATTTCATTTTCCAATTCCGCATCCCCGTGATATGCGGATAATGTAAAAACTTCCTCTGCTTTAATATCAAAAGGAAATGGGACATCCACAAGCGTTCTTGCACATGGTAAAATCATTTCACCCTTAACCGTAAAAGAAGAAATAATAGTATCTCCCTGAATATAACAAGTACCTTTCACATGTACAGGTTCAATTTTACGTATATCATTATTTAATGTTTCTAGTTCCGAAACATTAACATTTCCCTCGAAATGAAAGGGTTCATTATACGAACTTTTTTTTATTTTTCCAATAGCAATTTGCATGATTATCACCTCTAGGCAACAAGAGTAATTTTAAAGAGAAAATAGACTTTTGTCAACATATTTTCTTTACAGTTTAATAATTCATTTCTATTTATGGTTCCCACTCTACTAGCTTACTACTCAAATTAGCATAAATTAGTGCGTTACTTCCCTTTATTTGATACAATAAGATCACTTTAAACTAGGAGAGATTTAAATGGATGCATGTGGTTTGATAGTCGAATACAACCCATTCCATAATGGTCACCTTCACCATCTATTAGAAGCGAAAAGGGAGTCAAACGCCTCTTGTATGATAGCTGTAATGAGCGGAAACTTTTTGCAGCGCGGGGAACCAGCGATTATAGATAAATTCCATCGAACAAGAGCGGCGCTTGCTAGCGGTATAGATATAGTAGTTGAACTACCATTTGTATATGCTGTTCAATCTAGTGACTTATTTGCAAAAGGTTCTGTTCAAACATTGAATGAAATTGGTGTTTCTTCTATTTGTTTTGGAAGCGAATCTGGCACTACTTCCAATTTTATAACAAGTTATGAAATCTTTAAAGAAAAAGAATCTATTTTCCAGGAAGAATTACGTAAAAATCTACACAAAGGATTATCATTTCCAGACGCAAGTAAATTCGCGTATGAACAGATAGGGTTAGCAACAGAAGAAATGGATCTATCTCAACCTAATAATATTCTTGGATTTAGTTATATAAGGGAAATCCTGGATCATCAATTAGCAATTAATGCCTTCACTGTAAAACGAACAAAAAGTGGGTATCATGATCAAACGATTTCAAGTAGCATTGCTAGTGCTACTAGTATTCGGAAACAGCTTTTTCATGAAGGAAATGTCACAGAACAAATTGCATCCACCCTTCCAGCTAACACCGAACAACAACTTAATGAATATTATCATAAAACTTCAGTTTGGCACAACTGGGAACAATATTTCCCCCTACTACATTATCGTGTAATGACAATGGATCATAGCGAGCTTGCTGGGATACATGGAGTAGATGAAGGGCTTGAATATCGAATTAAAAAAACAGCAAAACATACCCAATCAATTTATGAATGGATAGATGCAATTAAGACAAAGCGCTACACTTGGACAAGAATCCAGCGCATATTTGTTCATCTATTAACAAACACAAAAAAAGAGCATATTCAGCCTCTAAAAACAAGTGAATCTGTACCTTATGTCCGTTTATTAGGAATGACAAAACAAGGTCAAGCCTATCTAAATCAACAGAAGAAAGTCATGAATGTGCCACTTGTTACACGATTGCCTCAACATAGTAGTTTTTTATTGGAGTGTGAGGAAAAAGCAAGCAATGCCTATTACAGCATCCTGAAACCTTCAATAAAAAGACAGTTTAGTAAACAGGAAATTGGACCACCAATAATAATAGGATAAAAAAACTAGTTGGCTTCTTTCCGCCAACTAGTTTTTTGTTCTTTTATTTTTCCAACTCTTGCAAATAAGTTACCGCATCCTTAAATGTGTCCACTGGAACAATTTTCATATCAGTTCCAATTTCTTCGGCAGTCTTTTTTGCTACCTCATAATTAGAACCTTCAGCGCCATTTTCATTCGGTGCAAAGAAGATTTTACATCCTTCATCATCGGCAGCGATTACTTTTTTATCTATTCCGCCAATACGTTGAACATTTCCTTCATAATCAATTTCACCGGTTCCTGCAATATGGTAGCCACTCGTTAAATCATCTTTGGTCAATTGATCATATATTTCAAGTGAAAACATCATTCCTGCACTTGGACCACCTATATTACCACTGGAAAATGTAACATCAGGGTCAACTTCTACACTACGATCGGTAACCAATTGAATTCCAATCCCTACTTTATTATCTAATTGTTCAAATGCTTCCAGCTCAATTTCTTTGGTAACATGTTTATCACTGCGAACAATTTCGAGTTTGATGGTTTCTCCAGCTTGTTTATCCTCAACATATTTAATAAGGTCTTCAGATTTGTTAACTTCATTACCATCAATACCTACAATTCTATCTCCCATTTTCAAAATTCCATCGGCTGGCATTCCTTCAATAATAGTAACAACATAAACACCGTTATATTGAATGTCAATTCCTTCTTCAGCTGCTTGATATGCTACAACTATAGCAGCCTCTTGAGAGCTTTCCATCATTTGTAATTGCACATGGAAATACTCCTCTTCTGACACACCCTCTGGCCTTATCTCTTCAATAGGATGAAGTTCATGGTGTGGCATAATTTTCGCCATAACGTATTGAATCGGCGTCGCTTGCCCACCGCGGACAGTCACAAGGTGCATGTCCCCCTCGCTTTCATACCCTCCCTCAACCTCTACAATTGGATTTAAAGCCCCTGCATCACCAGGTTTATAAATATAATATGGTAGTTTATATGTCGAGAGTAAGAATGCTATTACCATTACAATAAGTAAATATACCAAGTGACGTTTCGTAAATTTCATCAAAAAACTCCTTTTAGTGCGTCCTCTTTTGACCTATCGGTATCACTATTTCTATTTTAAAAGATTGGAATAAATGTATGTACCAAAAGCGTATAGTGATAATAGCTTGTATTCTTTTTTTATGCTAGCACATAACAAATTATGGTATTTATAATCTATAGACAAGCTAAAATCATTCTACTACTATAAAAAAAATATGTACAGGATGAGCTCATTCATTAGGGGGCTTCAATTTGAAACAAATCATGACTAGTATATTATTAGCTGGTTCAACATTATTTATGACGTTTGCATTAATTTCATATCCTGATCAAGCCCTTGAGGCGAGCTTACGCGGATTAAATGTGTGGTTAGAAAAGGTATTCCCTTCCCTCCTTCCTTTTTTTATAACTGCTGAATTATTAATTGCCTTTGGTGTTGTGAAATTTATTGGAGTTTTATGTGAACCTATTATGCGTCCATTGTTTAATGTACCTGGAGTTGGCAGCTTCGCATGGGCAATGGGAATGGCTAGTGGCTACCCTACTGGGGCAAAAATCACTGTTCGTCTTCGTGAAGAGAAACAAATTACTAAGATTGAAGGCGAAAGGTTGGTTTCCTTTACAAATGCTTCAAGCCCTTTGTTTATTTTTGGTGTAGTAGCAGCTGGATTCTTTCTTGAACCTAAACTAGGTTTATTACTTGCATTAGCTCACTATGGCGGAAATACAATAGTTGGTATTTGCATGCGGTTTTATGGGCGTCATGATGATGAAAAAGAGGTTAGAAAGGAGAAACAAAAAGTATCAATACTTCGAGCATTTAAAGAAATGCATTCGAGCCGACTTGCAGATCCTAGACCATTCGGAGAAGTTTTCGGTGATGCTGTGCTAAATTCCATTAAAACATTAGTAATGGTCGGAGGCTTTATCATTATTTTCTCCGTTTTTATAAAACTTTTATACATAATTGGTTTATCACCGATTATTGCAAGCGCATTACAATTTGTACTTCATCTACTCTCATTACCAATTGAATTGGCATTACCACTCTTTTCTGGATTATTTGAAATTACGATAGGTTCTAGAATGATAACAGAAGCTGTAGCAGACCCGTTACTTGCAAAGGTAATAGCTGTAAGTTTTATTTTAGGATTTAACGGATTTTCTATACAAGCCCAAGTTGCAAGTATTCTGGCAAAATCAGATGTACGTTTTTTTCCTTACTTTTTCGCAAGAATTCTTCATGGCTTATTCGCAAGTATACTTGTCTTACTTTTATACAAGCCTTTATATTTAGATCAGAAAGCCTTAAATCTACGTGATAACTTACCTGTGACAGGTAACATACAGGAAGGATTTTGGCAAATAACGCTAGAAACCCTGCAAGCTTATGGTCCAATTGTTACTATCTTCTCCCTAACATTGGCGTTTTTAATACTTTTGAGACGACAGCTATTAAGGTGAAAAATGTTGCAAGGAACAAATATGTTACACACGTGTTTG contains:
- the mraZ gene encoding division/cell wall cluster transcriptional repressor MraZ, with product MFMGEFQHNIDTKGRIIVPAKFREGLGDRFVVTRGLDKCLFAYPMDEWKVLEEKLKKLPLTKKDARAFTRFFFSGAIECEVDNQGRINIPQPLRNYAVLSKECVVIGVSNRIEFWANENWEEYFNDSEESFAEIAENLMDFDI
- the bshC gene encoding bacillithiol biosynthesis cysteine-adding enzyme BshC, translated to MRIQSIHLQTQNKLIQDYRNKKSTIMQHFDYNPFESNVFQKRKKDLKNKNVNRKQLSDVLHTINTKWNAPTSTIENIGRLRDADSLVVIGGQQAGLLTGPMYTINKIISIIHLAKQQEEQLQVPVIPVFWIAGEDHDFDEINHIFLSDTSQMKKYTLLQREIEKKAVSNIAIDDEQANDWLKRLFVELNETLHTKELYNTIRNFLNESDTYVDFFARMIYWLFNEEGLVLVDSNHRQVRNLESNYFVDLIDNQSKTTHAINRSFEEVAKQGYALSVDVDDNDANLFYQNGMERVLLVRDDNDDWIGKNKEVKFTTEELLDIARNKPKLLSNNVMTRPLMQEMLFPSLAFIGGPGEISYWSILKKAFHANNMKMPPIVPRLSFTLMEPHIEKLLTTYHIDAEHAVNNGVIDRKDRWLEEKYDPPVKQLAKQLKQTIDGAHEPLRDLAESIQSDLADLANTNLKYLYKDVEFLEKRITKTLEKKYAKELHEFNLLQLALHPNNGLQERVWNPLPWMNRYGIDFIKQLSNESCSYDKEHFLIYL
- a CDS encoding DUF3397 domain-containing protein; amino-acid sequence: MWSIITYSIAIAITIPFVMTWLVYKCNRIFKKTRVYAFHKAITWTTILYILSVMTMCKILFDHFFIGYISVFHLLFLAIIIIYQRVNYTEVVLKKACKIVWRVSFLLFSFLYILLILFGIIQRFFTL
- a CDS encoding 2-dehydropantoate 2-reductase encodes the protein MKIGVIGGGSIGLLVARYLCENHDVTVYVRRNQQKQKLNDHGLFLSSLLTPCRVKALLTNELNEEECVIVCVKQPEVGPVLALLSNLNLNEKTPLIFLQNGMGHIELIHDSKQPVYLGIVTHGALRKSDHIVTHSGKGLIKVANFSGGGENLSTIVQQLNSKQFPFQIETNWEKVLAEKLVINAVINPLTAIFEVPNGEILRNTHLMVLAKELCRESCSILQLDFMDQWNHVQTVVTNTKENVSSMWKDLKERKKTENEAISGYLVKKTNSAIPYTTFVYNSMKALEVKKGINE
- a CDS encoding N-acetyltransferase, which gives rise to MERIKVEKLLINYKTLEKFKHFKSYGNQELSMLEDLESNIVENDSESPFYGIYFGNNLVARMSLYKVKAKYDAYFEPSQDYLVLWKLEVLPDYRGKGYGKALVDFAKIDNLPIKTNPRINSQGFWEEMGFQKANYEMERDLGENPFIWMPTGVQEKLKD
- a CDS encoding RsfA family transcriptional regulator; protein product: MNRTRQDAWSSDEDVILADTVLRYIREGKTQLEAFKDVANQLSRTSAACGFRWNATIRRNYQDIVNVAKEERKNRTHSNARGLKENTVESNQDTIETAILLLENMKSSYTTENSVHKQEHENAVKKLEEENIHLKTVLLRYDEAWKEMGNLWSWVKSSVKN
- a CDS encoding enoyl-CoA hydratase/isomerase family protein; its protein translation is MMFKTIQYETFSEGYSMITLNRPEKRNAISTEMARELREAIKLAREETIKFLVITGSGDNAFCAGGDLKDLHGDLTPADAFHQLYAMKEVLFDIVSFPVPTICLLNGDAVGGGCEIATACDFRIARESTEFGFVQTKLGITPGWGGGALLYEKVHSSFAYSWLIDAEVYDALFLKDKGWVHRIVPTEKWHDRTEILAVYISKSVAQMEILDKQYKQKVGVLGLSALMDEEVRNCAKLWDSEEHVDAVNKFLAEKG
- the rpmF gene encoding 50S ribosomal protein L32, giving the protein MAVPKRRTSKKVKNQRRTHKKLHVPGMVECSNCGELTKPHHVCKSCGHYGGKEIKEA
- a CDS encoding YceD family protein; the encoded protein is MQIAIGKIKKSSYNEPFHFEGNVNVSELETLNNDIRKIEPVHVKGTCYIQGDTIISSFTVKGEMILPCARTLVDVPFPFDIKAEEVFTLSAYHGDAELENEIHPINGETLDLTPYIKENILLEVPFRVFSDDKDAKENATFKGNGWEFISQEEEKKQTVDPRFKKLENLFNDKEK
- a CDS encoding nucleotidyltransferase, with the translated sequence MDACGLIVEYNPFHNGHLHHLLEAKRESNASCMIAVMSGNFLQRGEPAIIDKFHRTRAALASGIDIVVELPFVYAVQSSDLFAKGSVQTLNEIGVSSICFGSESGTTSNFITSYEIFKEKESIFQEELRKNLHKGLSFPDASKFAYEQIGLATEEMDLSQPNNILGFSYIREILDHQLAINAFTVKRTKSGYHDQTISSSIASATSIRKQLFHEGNVTEQIASTLPANTEQQLNEYYHKTSVWHNWEQYFPLLHYRVMTMDHSELAGIHGVDEGLEYRIKKTAKHTQSIYEWIDAIKTKRYTWTRIQRIFVHLLTNTKKEHIQPLKTSESVPYVRLLGMTKQGQAYLNQQKKVMNVPLVTRLPQHSSFLLECEEKASNAYYSILKPSIKRQFSKQEIGPPIIIG
- a CDS encoding SepM family pheromone-processing serine protease, whose amino-acid sequence is MKFTKRHLVYLLIVMVIAFLLSTYKLPYYIYKPGDAGALNPIVEVEGGYESEGDMHLVTVRGGQATPIQYVMAKIMPHHELHPIEEIRPEGVSEEEYFHVQLQMMESSQEAAIVVAYQAAEEGIDIQYNGVYVVTIIEGMPADGILKMGDRIVGIDGNEVNKSEDLIKYVEDKQAGETIKLEIVRSDKHVTKEIELEAFEQLDNKVGIGIQLVTDRSVEVDPDVTFSSGNIGGPSAGMMFSLEIYDQLTKDDLTSGYHIAGTGEIDYEGNVQRIGGIDKKVIAADDEGCKIFFAPNENGAEGSNYEVAKKTAEEIGTDMKIVPVDTFKDAVTYLQELEK
- the ylbJ gene encoding sporulation integral membrane protein YlbJ, producing MKQIMTSILLAGSTLFMTFALISYPDQALEASLRGLNVWLEKVFPSLLPFFITAELLIAFGVVKFIGVLCEPIMRPLFNVPGVGSFAWAMGMASGYPTGAKITVRLREEKQITKIEGERLVSFTNASSPLFIFGVVAAGFFLEPKLGLLLALAHYGGNTIVGICMRFYGRHDDEKEVRKEKQKVSILRAFKEMHSSRLADPRPFGEVFGDAVLNSIKTLVMVGGFIIIFSVFIKLLYIIGLSPIIASALQFVLHLLSLPIELALPLFSGLFEITIGSRMITEAVADPLLAKVIAVSFILGFNGFSIQAQVASILAKSDVRFFPYFFARILHGLFASILVLLLYKPLYLDQKALNLRDNLPVTGNIQEGFWQITLETLQAYGPIVTIFSLTLAFLILLRRQLLR